The sequence GAAATGACGGTGAGCGGGCCGGCGGTGAGCATCAGTTCGGTGTCGGCTTGAGCGTCCACGTACTTGACGACGTAGAGCGGCAGGATGATGAACTCCTGCCAGAAGACGATCCAGTAGCCGGAGAAGATGAGCAGAAAAGCCATGAAGCGCGGGTTGGAAAGCACGGTCCAGAAGTTGCGGGCAGTCTGGCGGAGGTCGGTGGGGCGAGAATCTCCGGAGCGCGGGGGCTCTTTGAACAGGAGCAGCACGGCGAAGAACATCAGGAAGACGCTCAGGGCGGCGACGCGGAACACGTTCTCGACGCTCATGCGCTGGTGCACCCAGGAGGCGACGTAGGGCCCGGCAGCGCCACCGATGTTCACCAGCGTGTAATAGATCGAATAGCCGAGGGAGCGGACGTTCTCGCGCGAAGCGTGGGCCGTGGTGCCGACCACGGCAGGCTTGACCAGCGCGATGCCCAGCGCCGGCAACATCAGGACGAAAGTCACCAGTGCGCCGAGCGGCACCAGGTTGCGGACCGGGGCGAGCCAGGGGGCTCCGATCGAGCCCAGCAGGAAGTACGCGACGCTGAGAATGAAGTAGGCGAGGGAGAGAGCGCGTCGGAAGCCCAGGCGGTCGGCGATAGCGCCTCCGAACGCGGCCAGAAACCAGACCAGGCCGCCGAAGAGGCCGGTGAGGTTTGAGGCCTCCCGGGTGGGGAACTCGAGCACCTCATGGAGGTAGCGGGCGAGCGAGGCGAACGCGGCATAGTAGGAGAGGCGCTCGAAGAGCTCGGTGACGTTGGCCACCCAGAAGGGGCGGTCGAAGCCGGCGCGGACCTCCGTGAGGCGCTGGGCGAAGGACATGAATCAGTGGCCAGTGGTCAGTGGCCAGTTGCCAATCAAGTCCTCGCTTGCGTCAGGCGCGAGCGGACTTGCTCAGGGGACAAGCCGTTCACACAGACGACCTTGCGCCGGCTGTTCTGGCCGGCAGCTATCTTAATGGACGAGCGCGGCACGTTCAAAAATTCCGCCAGAAATTCCACCAAAGCCTGGTTGGCGCGGCCCTCAAGCGGTGGGGCAGTCAGGGCGACCTTGAGGGCGTCGCCGACCGTGCCGGTGATGGCGTTGCGCCGGGCACGAGGCTGGACCTTGACGGCGAATGTGGCGCCGGCGGGCGTGTGGCGGATGGGAATCATAGGGATTGAATCATTGAGTCATTGAATCATTTGAAAACCGAGTCCCGACGGTCATCTGTTACCCGGGCCGATTGGGCGAGGGCCGAAAATGGCGGTGCCGATGCGGACGCAGGTGGAGCCTTCCTCGATGGCCACCTCGAAGTCGTGCGACATGCCGATGGAGAGTTCGTTCATGGAGATGGCGGGCAAACGGCGCTCCGCGATTGTGTCGCGCAGCTCGCGCAGACGGCGGAAGTAAGGACGCGCGCCCTCGGGGTCGTCGGTGAAGGGCGGGATGGCCATCAGGCCGCGGAAGTCGAGCGCGTCGAGGCGCGGGGCAGCGAGCAAAAGGGCTTCGAGTTGGGGCGAGTCGGGCGGGAGGCCGGACTTCGAGGCTTCACCGCCGAGATTGACTTCGAGCAGTACGGGAATCCGGCGGCCGAGCTTCCGGGCGGCGGCGTCAAGTTTTTCCGCCAGGCGAATCGAGTCGAGCGAGTCCACACCCTGAAAGAGCTCCGCAGCTTTTGCGGCTTTGTTGGTCTGCAAATGGCCGATGAGGCGCCACTCGGCCCCGGGGAGTGAGGGAAGTTCGGCGGCCTTGTGGGCGAACTCCTGCACGCGATTCTCGCCGAACAGACGCAGGCCGGCGTCGTAAGCCTGGAGGATGCGCGCGGGCTCCACCGTTTTGGTGACGGCCATCAGCGAAACGGAAGCCGGGTCGCGGCCGGCGCGGCGGGCGGCGTGGGCGATGCGGTCGTGGAGAGAGGCGATGTTGGAGGGAATGGACACGTAAGGATTCTAACGGCAAGGCAGATCCTTCGCTGCGCTCAGGATTTCGGAGCGCGGCTCAGACGCCGCGCAGTCGCCTTAAGTTTCGAGTTTCCAGTTTCACGCGAGGACGTAACGCAGAGGTCGCGGAGAAGGCAGAGAGCGCAGAGAAAAGCAGAATCAGGCACCTTATTCCCGCCCTATTCGCTCCGAGAGCGGGGCCGATAAGGGCGGGGCGGCCCCGGCCGGTTTTTTCCCACGTGCGCGCCGAAAAACGCGGCGCGAACGTGGGGCACCGTTCAGCGAAGCACAGAGATCCTTGCCTTGGATCTACTTCCCGCGCTCCAGAGGCTTGCGGGCGAAGTGGTACACCGAAGCCGCGAGCAGGGCGAAGGCCACGACGGAGACCCAGTCGTGGTGCAGGAAGGTGATGCCGAAGCGCTCGAAGCGCAGAGCGTTGCGGGGCGCCCACTCCTGCGCTTCGGCGAGCTTCAGCGCGATGCCGGCCAGGCCGACGATGCCACCGGCGGCGATCAGCCCGCTGGCATAGAGCGAGCCCGGGCTCACTTCGCTCTCGCCGTGACCACCACCGGCGGCGCCGGTCTTGCGATCGACCAGAGCGCGCATCACCCCGCCGCAGAAGATGGCCAGCGTGGTCCCGATGGAAAGATACGAGCCCACGGCAAAAGCCAGCGATCGGATGCCGAGCAGCTCGACGGCGATCACCAGGAAGACGCCCAGCAACACCAGTCCCCAGGGGAGCTTGCGGGTGAGGATGCCGTTGATGACGGTGGACATCAGGCGGGCCTGGGGCGCGGCGGCGCGCTCGCTGCCGATGCCCTGAATCCACTGCACCTCGATGTGCTGCGTTTGCGGGTTGTAGAGATACTTGCCGTCGGGCAGGACGGGCGAGCCGAGAGCGTTGAGCAGCCAGAAGGTGTGGCCGCCCTTTTCGACCTCCGAGCGGTCGCTCTTGATGATGCGGATGTGTTCACGGTCGAAGGACTCGGACTGCACGGCCACGCCCGAGGGCAGGTTCTGCACATCGAGCGCGATGACAGTCTCGCGGAACTCTTCCAGGCCGCGGTTCATGCCCATCAGTGTGATGCCGATGACGAACACCGAGGCGAACACGCCCACCAGCAGCGAAGCCTGCTGACGCCAGGGCGTGGCGCCCACCAGGAAGCCGGTCTTCAGGTCCTGGGAGGTGTTGCCGGCGTTGGCCGCCGCCACGCAGACCACGCCGCCGATGGTGATAGCCAGAGCGGCGAAGGCGGGGGCGGTCCATCCCATCACCAGGAACATCGCGGAGGTGGCCATGAGAGTGGCGATGGTCATGCCGGAGATGGGATTGGCGGAACTACCGATCAGGCCCACGATGCGCGAGGACACGGTGACGAACAGGAAGCCGAACACGACCACGCAGACGGCGGCGATGAGATTGGCGAACAGCGAAGTCTGCGCGCCGGGAACGGGCTTGAACGTCAGGAAGGCCCACATGAAAGCGAGGATGAGAGCGGAGCCGCCAAGGGCGACTTTCATGGAGAGATCGCGGTCGGTGCGCAGGGTGCTGACCTCGCCGCCCGCGCCCAGGTCTTTAGCGCCGGCGCGGATAGCGGCGATGATGGTCGGCATGGTTTTCATCAGCGTGATGAGCCCGGCGGCGGCCACAGCGCCTGCACCCATGGGCCGGATGTAGGTGATCCAGAGCGCATTGGGATCCATGTCCTTGATGGGGACGGTGCCGGGATAGATGGGATCGACCACGCGCGAGCCGAAGAAGTAGATGGCGGGCATCAGCACCAGCCAGGAGATGACGCCGCCGGCAAAGATGGTGCCGGCGACCCGCGGCCCGATGATGTAGCCCACGCCCATGTACTCGGAGGTGGCGTCGGCCTTAATGGCGGAGCCGGGCAGCCAGCGGGGGCGATACTCGGGCGTGCCCGGCCAGGCGGAGAAGATGTTCTCGTTCTGGAACAGAGTGTAGAGGCTGCCGAGGCCGAGACCGGTGAAGACGCGCCCGGCGAACGAGCCGCCTTTGTCGCCGGCGATGAGCACGTCGGCGCAGGCAGTGCCTTCCGGATACTGCAGGTTGCCGTGTTCCTTGACGATGAGCTGGCGGCGCAGCGGGATCATGAAGAAGACGCCCAGCCAGCCGCCGATCAGCGCCAGCAGGAAGATGCGCGAGTACTCCAGCGGGAATCCCAGG is a genomic window of Terriglobales bacterium containing:
- a CDS encoding oligopeptide transporter, OPT family, translating into MATATEAKPETAFQPYVPPSDTRAEFTPRAILLGAFFGIVFGAVTVYVGLRAGLTVSASIPIAVLSISALRAFGRSTILENNIVQTTGSAGESVAAGVIFTLPALIFLGFPLEYSRIFLLALIGGWLGVFFMIPLRRQLIVKEHGNLQYPEGTACADVLIAGDKGGSFAGRVFTGLGLGSLYTLFQNENIFSAWPGTPEYRPRWLPGSAIKADATSEYMGVGYIIGPRVAGTIFAGGVISWLVLMPAIYFFGSRVVDPIYPGTVPIKDMDPNALWITYIRPMGAGAVAAAGLITLMKTMPTIIAAIRAGAKDLGAGGEVSTLRTDRDLSMKVALGGSALILAFMWAFLTFKPVPGAQTSLFANLIAAVCVVVFGFLFVTVSSRIVGLIGSSANPISGMTIATLMATSAMFLVMGWTAPAFAALAITIGGVVCVAAANAGNTSQDLKTGFLVGATPWRQQASLLVGVFASVFVIGITLMGMNRGLEEFRETVIALDVQNLPSGVAVQSESFDREHIRIIKSDRSEVEKGGHTFWLLNALGSPVLPDGKYLYNPQTQHIEVQWIQGIGSERAAAPQARLMSTVINGILTRKLPWGLVLLGVFLVIAVELLGIRSLAFAVGSYLSIGTTLAIFCGGVMRALVDRKTGAAGGGHGESEVSPGSLYASGLIAAGGIVGLAGIALKLAEAQEWAPRNALRFERFGITFLHHDWVSVVAFALLAASVYHFARKPLERGK
- a CDS encoding YggS family pyridoxal phosphate-dependent enzyme, encoding MSIPSNIASLHDRIAHAARRAGRDPASVSLMAVTKTVEPARILQAYDAGLRLFGENRVQEFAHKAAELPSLPGAEWRLIGHLQTNKAAKAAELFQGVDSLDSIRLAEKLDAAARKLGRRIPVLLEVNLGGEASKSGLPPDSPQLEALLLAAPRLDALDFRGLMAIPPFTDDPEGARPYFRRLRELRDTIAERRLPAISMNELSIGMSHDFEVAIEEGSTCVRIGTAIFGPRPIGPGNR
- a CDS encoding DUF167 domain-containing protein, translated to MIPIRHTPAGATFAVKVQPRARRNAITGTVGDALKVALTAPPLEGRANQALVEFLAEFLNVPRSSIKIAAGQNSRRKVVCVNGLSPEQVRSRLTQART
- a CDS encoding MFS transporter, producing MSFAQRLTEVRAGFDRPFWVANVTELFERLSYYAAFASLARYLHEVLEFPTREASNLTGLFGGLVWFLAAFGGAIADRLGFRRALSLAYFILSVAYFLLGSIGAPWLAPVRNLVPLGALVTFVLMLPALGIALVKPAVVGTTAHASRENVRSLGYSIYYTLVNIGGAAGPYVASWVHQRMSVENVFRVAALSVFLMFFAVLLLFKEPPRSGDSRPTDLRQTARNFWTVLSNPRFMAFLLIFSGYWIVFWQEFIILPLYVVKYVDAQADTELMLTAGPLTVISLTVVVNFLIRKLPSFHAITLGTLVSALAWVILAVHPTVTMAYVTLVVVALGEITQAPRYYEYISRLAPPGQQGAYLGFAFLPIGIGSLAAGWLGGKLLHQFGELQQQPELIWWAVTGVGVATALLLWIYNRIVQPEGNAPTTADRT